The following are encoded together in the Lathyrus oleraceus cultivar Zhongwan6 chromosome 3, CAAS_Psat_ZW6_1.0, whole genome shotgun sequence genome:
- the LOC127125618 gene encoding vacuolar protein sorting-associated protein 55 homolog isoform X1 — MCSLAGLAFMFSASILLQILACAIYNNWWPMLSALMYVLVPMPCLFFGGGSTHFMMSREGGGWMDAAKFLTGASAMGSIAIPIILKHAHMIETGAMLIELVSFFIFICTVMCFHQASLDDDW, encoded by the exons ATGTGTAGCCTTGCTGGGTTGGCTTTTATGTTTTCGGCTAGCATTTTGCTACAGATTCTG GCATGTGCAATATACAACAATTGGTGGCCCATGTTATCAG CTCTGATGTATGTGCTGGTGCCTATGCCTTGCTTATTCTTTGGAGGCGGGTCTACTCATTTTATGATGAGCCGCGAGGGTGGGGG TTGGATGGATGCTGCAAAGTTTTTGACTGGAGCATCAGCTATGGGGAGCATAGCCATTCCTATAATCCTTAAGCATGCTCACATGATTGAGACTGGGGCAATGCTCATCGAGCTTGTATCATTCTTCATatttatatgtacagttatgtGTTTCCACCAAGCCAGCCTTGATGATGATTGGTAA
- the LOC127125618 gene encoding vacuolar protein sorting-associated protein 55 homolog isoform X2 has product MFSASILLQILACAIYNNWWPMLSALMYVLVPMPCLFFGGGSTHFMMSREGGGWMDAAKFLTGASAMGSIAIPIILKHAHMIETGAMLIELVSFFIFICTVMCFHQASLDDDW; this is encoded by the exons ATGTTTTCGGCTAGCATTTTGCTACAGATTCTG GCATGTGCAATATACAACAATTGGTGGCCCATGTTATCAG CTCTGATGTATGTGCTGGTGCCTATGCCTTGCTTATTCTTTGGAGGCGGGTCTACTCATTTTATGATGAGCCGCGAGGGTGGGGG TTGGATGGATGCTGCAAAGTTTTTGACTGGAGCATCAGCTATGGGGAGCATAGCCATTCCTATAATCCTTAAGCATGCTCACATGATTGAGACTGGGGCAATGCTCATCGAGCTTGTATCATTCTTCATatttatatgtacagttatgtGTTTCCACCAAGCCAGCCTTGATGATGATTGGTAA